AATTCAAAATTCTACATTTGAACACAACTAGTACCTAAACAAATACTTGTTTTcacaaattttcaaaatttcaaagtcattttgtccTATGAAATGGcagtttaaattaaattaattactaaaaaaagactaaaatgactaaaaaagtatttaaaggAACAAGACGTATTTTTAAGAGATCTTTTAAAGTATATTTATatgaatgtataaacaaaaaaagaatgacGTTAACACAATGTCATGTAATATGTAAGCTACTTGTAATACGTAGGCTATTCTTGGGTACAGTAAATCAAATCCAACCAGTGTAGATTGTGCTTATTTGGTTAGAGGGCTAAAGTATgaatttattaatgtatttcatTCCCATTATTAAATCAATGAAACATGTAATTTAATCATTAGAAGAGCTCAAATACATGCTAATGTTACTGACAAAGAATGGAAGTTGGTAACTGGTAGTGGTGTATTTCCATAATGCTGTTAATTGACATAATGCTAGTCACTTTCATTAACTGCTCCATATTTATCAAACTTTTCATAGTAACTGCTGTTCAGGGATCAATTTATGACATCACTGAATGACATAGCCCCCCGCGACtctgaaggagaagcagcttagaaaatggatggatggatggatggatgacatGGCACTTAGACCTCATTTTAGATCAGTATTCCTACTGAGACACATGTGTAGAACTGTCAGCAGCAATACTTTCTCCATAGTAGCTCAGAAAGAGAACCTCTAAAGTTCTCTGCAatcattttgtccatttttcagtATCATTTAAGATTAGGCTTAATCTATGTCTTGGGAAAATGGCCCATAGACTAACTTCATTTGTGAAATTTTGCTGCTGTTTAACTATTTATCCATACACTGTTCTATTATCTTTTAGCTTCATGTGGAGCAGCACAGATTAATGAAAATCAACCAGGATCTGAAACACTGGATCTCCATACTTGAAGCCCAGGGTAAAGCACTCATCCAGCAGAGGGCCAATTTGGAGGCTTTGTCTCAGGCTAGGCAGCAGGATCTAGGGTCAGTGAAGATGCAACTGGCCTATCTGAATGAAGAACACCAGGCAGATGTCCTAAATGTAGCCACAGAGTTGGTGGATTGCTCATCTCCAAGACAGCTATCCAAGACATCACATATGCAGCCGGTAATAAATAAAACGCCTATTGATTCATGGTTTGTTTACCTGTAAGAATAGAAAATGAATAGtggtaaaaacataaaacataaacagttaaataaaaacaatcacaATAACGGAAAAGGCAGGAATGTCAAATGTTGCTTTGTCCCCAATCTAGCCCAGGTCTACTCCAGGGGATATAGAGAAAACTGTTTGGGCAGAGTGTGAAACAGAATGGGATTCTCTAGCTGAACATTTTGATCCTCCAAAGAGCCTTGCGCTGGTCAGGACCCATACAGAAAAGGGAAGCAAAGAAGATCATCATATTTGTGCTACTGAGGGTGGCAGTGAGGTGACACCTTCACTATGGGTAATCTTACATGAGTGCTTTTTGGCCTGTTACTTTGTATTAACgtttatattattgttatattgcTTGATTTCTGCTGAACATCCCCCATGGCAAAGGTTTAGGTGGGCAAAGTGAAGAAACTAATTACATATTAAACATAATCGTGTTTCTGAAACAGCAAAGATTTCGTAGATCTGGCTCACTGGTTGCTTGATACATGTCAAACAGTGACCTAAGCAGTGGTTCTTCAACTGAGAACTGCAGGAAGAAATCAGCTCCCTATATTTAAGTAggctttgttcattttgttatatatacaacatatatgttttttattaagtaattttagtttaatatattgtaaaCATGGCTACAGTAGAGACAGTAGATGTTCCATATCGTACAACTAGTAGTACTTCTGTAAAAACAATAGTTTccaacatttttattaaaacaaagtttatgtAGTTGCAGAAAAGATGTGTTTTAGCAATTCTTAGTGTTACACCCTGATTTTCAGACCTTGGGACACATACTTCAAAACAATAGACTTTAACTACTCACGCTGTTGCCACGAGGGCCATGCAGTATCACTTCCCCATCTAAAATGTAGACATGTGGATAAAATAAGGTGCCTATGGTCTAatccaatcaaatcaaatcacgtttattgtcacatcacatttacacaggtggaaagtgagtgaaaatcttaggtgcatagaatagaatagaaaaaaaattatatatatagacggactctgaatatacacatatacacaatatacactagtattgaactattccaatgtacagttgtacagtaataacttatgaaataaaatgataaaatgtgctgttgtacacattctgtatgtgcagttagtctgaggtagataataaaCGACATGCAGGTTCACAGGGATAgaatactgatatagaaatcttccagaCTGTACAGGATATAGATAGAAGATGTACagatgtcaatctatatgtgtaACTACAGATTTGCTAGACtgaaggtgcagaggatcagagtgagtctgatgagatgTTGATGAGGTGGTcattgtccatggagatgatgactgagaggtgcagtgacaggcctacagaccgatacaccagcactactggctgttcagccTGGGGGATGAAACTGTCTCAGAATtggctggttctggactttatgcttctgtacctcctcccgCTCGGCAACTGGTGGAGTCCTTTAGAAAACTAAGACTCAGTTTTAGTAGGGACATGAAAcgttttttctttaatatattattttaaaattaactCTAAACTTACTGAagtaactaataaataaatattgttatgTATTATTTAATGTATGAAGGATTTTCATAAGTTGAAATATAGGGGATAGGGTTTGGATAGGGTTTTACAACtaatatctaaggtctgaacacaatgtttttgtttttttttttgttttgtttatgggACTGCAGGCTGagctaattcagtagaatggtcaATTTACACTCTGTTATGTGTTCAGCACAGAGACTGATTACCTAATAGTTTGCTGCAAATCAAAACATACTGATGGGTATTAAATGcaacttttaaaatgaataaccaTTTTAGGGAAGCTACTTGCATACTTTGCACATATTTGTGTAATGAtggaaaaatataatttatatatataatataatttatacatgacatttatttctgttttcattcatgCATTGATGCTTTCATGACGTTTTCTTTGGGCACCAGGAGGCACTGTGTGAAGACGACCAGGAAGAAGATAATAGTGCATTGGATCACAACATACCTCAATTTACCCTGCAGGACTTGCAAGATGTATTGCAAGAGAAAAATGAGCTCAAAGCACAAGTATTTCTGCTACAAGAGGAGCTGGCATATTATAAAAGGTACATCAATCACATATAAGTGACAAATGTCAAGAGAAATGTAACATTACATAACACAAAGATACCAAAAAATCACATATAGGGAAATGTCATAAGGCTGTTCTGAGCTTCATGCTCATGTgtgcataaatatatatttttgttcctTTAAAGTGAAGAAGAATTGGAGGACCAGCTGAGTCCTCTGGTACCTGTGCTCTTACCTGCATTACAGCCCTCCTCCAACAATCAACCTGAATCAGGCATCAAGAAACTGTAAGTAAAGATAAAAGGAATGTGCACATTAAATTaacacagaacaaaacctcatgtaCATTTGTGAGAAAGGTTATGAATCTTTTGGAATTGACTGGATTTCTGCTTGAATGGCTAAACAATATATcaccaaacatacacacacacatatacacatttttgCTTGTCCTTTAGGGTCATGTAAGACATTGGAGCCTACcacagctgtcattgggcggacggcaggaaacaccctggacaggctgccagtccattGTAGAGCAATGTCATCAAaaacacccacacgcacacacacacacacacacacacacacacacacacacacacacacacacacacacacacacacacacatagggtCCATTTAGCATGTCAAATTGggctgactgcatgtctttgaggAAACCCACATGAGGAGAACATTCAAACCCCAAACAGAAAGGAATGGAAGCAGCTTagaagcttgtgtgtgtgtgtgtgtgtgtgtgtgtgtgtgtgtgtgtgtgtgtgtgtgtgtgtgtgtgtgtgtgtgtgtgtgtgtgaatgtatatgtcgatgtgtctgccctgtgattgactggtgacctgtccagggtttttcctgccttccacccaacgACTGCtcggataggctccagctccccgctgcgacccagaaggaaaagaggctttgtgtgtgtgtgtgtgtgtgagtgtgtgtgtgtgtgtgtgtgtgtgtgtgtgtgtgtgtgtgtgtgtgtgtgtgtgtgtgtgtgcacttggAATGTATAATTTATGCTAGAGTAACATCTCAGCTTTCTACCAAATTTTGGAAAAGTGTTCACAAACACTAAGATGCCAGTAGTTCTTTATATGTCCCTTTAGGATTCTTTGTTGCTTATTTGAGGATGCTACAGTGCTCTATTAATGAACTCTGAGGGATGTGATATTGGGCTCATGGAGTCCCCAGTCTTTATGAGCTTTATTAGCATCTCTTCTGAGTTGTTCTGAAACCTTTGTTAGTTGGGCCATATTGGACTTAAGAGCATGATATTGAATTGGACTTATTGCACTGAACTTATGACTGCACCTTAAAATATAATCATATAGAAGCTTgagtcttctttcttttttttttggaacaggCTGTTTACTGCTGTTATGCCGATGGTAGCAGCAGGTTTGATAAATGACGACCCCACACTGCAGCCAATCAGTCGGCTCATTTCAGTGGTATTGTTTTTGATGTTTCTATAGCTGTCATGCAATAACCATTTACAGTTACTAGCACTGCTTATAAAATGTTAGTGTACTGAAAAATTGAGTGGTGTTATttaacaaactgaaaatataacGATGTACAGTATTAAATGCAAAGTATAGATAAATGACAGTTCAGCTAACcctgtatataaatgtatataaatccTTTTCACCTAGTATtaagacaaaataaatgaagacaCAGAACATACTAGAAGAAAACATGCGAACATACTAGAAGTTTCCAAGACAGAAATTTGAAGACTCAGACATTCACACATCAGCACCTCACGTTATCTTGACAATATAAGACCCTTGAAAGTTTTGTACATTGAGCCCctgttttctctcctcttcctctccaggTTTAGATTTGCTTTTCTTTGACAAGATCACAAAAAGTCACAAACCGGGAACGTGTTATTGGAGGAACAAGACAACATACTCCAGAACAAGCTTACTTGGTGACTTACAAATACATGTGAACATGTTTTATACAATGTTTCTCACAAAAACTCCTCTGATTGCAGTGATAGGCTACAAATGGCCACTTCAGGGTTCACAATTAAGAATTCATGTTTTTAACTGCATTTGTTTGCTCAACGTACATGTGACTAACAGATAATGGCCAAAATTGTGCTGAAGTAcagagcaaaaaataaataaaaaatatgagaaCATACTAGTCATGCAAAATTGCCTGCAAGACACAAGATTTTATCACAGctatttatttagaaaaaatatGGTCATTAGATCTACACTTTACTGTCTCAAAATATAAAAGAAGAAATCTAAATATTGAAGAAACTTAGCTGAAATTATGGCTGGAGGTGAAACAGTTGCAGTCTGACTTtagatgtttgtgtgggttttatTTGGGTTTTGTACCAAAAGACATACAATTTCAtgattcataatgaatggatgaaCTGCTCCAAAAGTGtatcaaataaaatatctttacattaacttacattatcAGTATCAAATGTTTTTGCCCTTTgctttaatttgtttttctttggacagcgacagtGTTCTGTCTGGCTGCCATGTGTTGTgccttcaaaaagcagtccaggctgaaacaatcCTCCTTAAGTGTGAActaaactgtatatatatatatatatatatatatataaagctgtTGGGTTTTGTGACATTATAGAAACAAATTCAAAAGGgctttttttgcagcttagtttggACTGTATAGAAACAGAATGatcaattttaaaatgttaagaaTGTTTACATACTGAATCAAACTTTGTCATTTCAAAAAAGCAAAGGATATGTTGTTTTCCAtcatatgggccttttaaaaaCTCTTGTACTGTCGTTACTGTCGCACTGTTGTAAGTCATTACATattgagtatatatatatatatatatatatatatatatatatatatatatatatatactgtatacacactatcatcagccactttattaggtacactgttcaattgcttgttaacacaaatagctaatcagccaatcacatggccgcaactcactgcatttaggcatgtagaagtggtcaagacaacttgctgaaatgcaaaccgagcatcagaatggggaagaa
This sequence is a window from Pygocentrus nattereri isolate fPygNat1 chromosome 20, fPygNat1.pri, whole genome shotgun sequence. Protein-coding genes within it:
- the LOC108438476 gene encoding uncharacterized protein LOC108438476 isoform X2 — its product is MNTDLLHASLQNGCASELEQVEDTWRRENQDLLSQIADLQVQNKSLRLRLSLKEQQNTEEKLQHNEGTRESEHQLTKKLKERVDQQQDEIKAKDREITLKNNDIETLHVEQHRLMKINQDLKHWISILEAQGKALIQQRANLEALSQARQQDLGSVKMQLAYLNEEHQADVLNVATELVDCSSPRQLSKTSHMQPPRSTPGDIEKTVWAECETEWDSLAEHFDPPKSLALVRTHTEKGSKEDHHICATEGGSEVTPSLWEALCEDDQEEDNSALDHNIPQFTLQDLQDVLQEKNELKAQVFLLQEELAYYKSEEELEDQLSPLVPVLLPALQPSSNNQPESGIKKLLFTAVMPMVAAGLINDDPTLQPISRLISVV
- the LOC108438476 gene encoding uncharacterized protein LOC108438476 isoform X3, with product MSYGCASELEQVEDTWRRENQDLLSQIADLQVQNKSLRLRLSLKEQQNTEEKLQHNEGTRESEHQLTKKLKERVDQQQDEIKAKDREITLKNNDIETLHVEQHRLMKINQDLKHWISILEAQGKALIQQRANLEALSQARQQDLGSVKMQLAYLNEEHQADVLNVATELVDCSSPRQLSKTSHMQPPRSTPGDIEKTVWAECETEWDSLAEHFDPPKSLALVRTHTEKGSKEDHHICATEGGSEVTPSLWEALCEDDQEEDNSALDHNIPQFTLQDLQDVLQEKNELKAQVFLLQEELAYYKSEEELEDQLSPLVPVLLPALQPSSNNQPESGIKKLLFTAVMPMVAAGLINDDPTLQPISRLISVV
- the LOC108438476 gene encoding RILP-like protein 1 isoform X1; this translates as MDTFGGVLEKSAAELTVLDVYDIAAVLGQEFERIVDQHGCASLTRLMPKVVRVLEILEGLVGRNCESAENDDLEMELRRLRLERRDRMEKEKMREKELEQVEDTWRRENQDLLSQIADLQVQNKSLRLRLSLKEQQNTEEKLQHNEGTRESEHQLTKKLKERVDQQQDEIKAKDREITLKNNDIETLHVEQHRLMKINQDLKHWISILEAQGKALIQQRANLEALSQARQQDLGSVKMQLAYLNEEHQADVLNVATELVDCSSPRQLSKTSHMQPPRSTPGDIEKTVWAECETEWDSLAEHFDPPKSLALVRTHTEKGSKEDHHICATEGGSEVTPSLWEALCEDDQEEDNSALDHNIPQFTLQDLQDVLQEKNELKAQVFLLQEELAYYKSEEELEDQLSPLVPVLLPALQPSSNNQPESGIKKLLFTAVMPMVAAGLINDDPTLQPISRLISVV